TTCCAGTTCCGCTTCACGGACCTCCGTGATGTCCGTTGCGATCACTAAGATGCGATGATACGCCCCCTGGTCGTTGGCGATCGGCATCTTGTCGGTTCGGACCCAGCGATCGCCGACCGCTTCGGTGTAGCCCAGACGCGGCTGGCCGGTGGCCATCACCGCGCAGTCATCTTCGTAGAATCGGTCCGCATCATCCGGAAAAATCTCTGAGGAATGTTTCCCCTCGATTCGCTCGCGTGGGATGCCCAAGCTGTCAACGACGGCCTGGTTGACTTTCAAAATGTTGTTCTGGTTGTCTTTGAGAAAGACCAGTGACGGGATGGCGTCAATGATCAGTTGCCCATAGTGCGATTCACGAAACACTGGCGCGATCATCCTGCGGCGTCGGGTGGATCCTTTTAGCGTTGGACAGTGTACAGAGTGAACCACCGGGAAGGATACGCATCTATCGGAGCGCAAATTTCATCGATAACGGGCCGGGAAAATTTCGACCGTTGCCCGGTCATGGTGAAGAAAGCTGGATCCTGTCCACCGCCCGACGCCGACGGCCGCTGAGTCGTGCCCCGAACACATCGGAACGCTCAACGCCGGGGGTGGTACAAGAAACGCATTGGTGGCAATCACCCTGAACCGCCACCTGTGTGGTGCTCGAGATGGGAACGCGGTCGCGCTCCCGCTGCCATGAATTCGACGAAGTCATCTCCGCAGGCTCCAGCAGCAGCGTCTGGGGTTGCTTCAAGGGCCAATCTAAGCCACAAAATGCTTTACCACAATTAAATAGTCGAAAAAGAACATTTGCTATCGACGTATGGTGAAAAGATGCCTTCTCCCCGTTTCTACGACCTGACCGCGGCCCAGCTAAACACGTTCTGTCTGGTGATGCGCGAGGGCGGGTACGCCGCAGCGGCCAAAGTCTGCGGGTTGTCGGTGCCCACCGTTTGGCAGCAGGTTCAAGCGATCGAAAGGGTCTATGGGGTCAAGCTGTTTGAAAAAACGGGACGCAGCATCAAGCCCACCGCACCCGCATTGGCGTTGTACCGCCAGATCGACCCGATTCTGGTCAGTTTGGAATCGACCTTTGACCGGCTAGAAGATTCGATCGCAGCACCCATACGTATCGTCAGCGGGGTGCGAATGATGTTGGAGGATCTGGCGCGTCCTTTTGCCCGATTCCGCGAGTCTCATGACAACGTGTTGGTGATTTGCCAGGGGAGCGACAAGCGTGCGGAGGAACTGTTATTGAACGACCAGGCGGATCTGGCGTTCGCATTGCAGCCCAATCCACAACAGGCCAACGAACGATTGCACTACGAATCGGTTTATACGGTGGACTTCTTGGTCGTCAGTCCGCCCGAGCATTCGATCATGAAAGCCGATACGCTGCGGTTGGTTGATCTGGCCAAGCAGGACTTGATTGTCACGCGATCGGGATCTCACGGACGTTCTGCGCTGGAACAAGCATTTCATCGCGAAGGATTGAAACCCAGGGTGGTCGTCGAAACGGACAACAGTGCTTTCACCGTCGCCTGTGTGGCCGCGGGGATGGGCATTGGCATCCTGGCGGGTAATGCACAGGGATACTTGCGACAGAACCTGCAAACTCGATCAGCTGCCGACCTGATGGGCGTTCGCAGTATCGTCGCGATGTGGCGAAAGGGCTTGCTGTTGTCACCAGCGATGAAAGACTTGATCGACGAAGTCAAAGCGATCGGGGGAACGGTCGACGACGTCAGCCAACCGTAATCGCAGTCATGATCGTCCACGCGATCATCGCCAAGACGCCGGCAAGGCACGCTGGAACAATCTGTGTGCGTACGTGTTCCATCAGGTCACAATCCGAGACCAGCGAACTTAGAATCGTCGTATCGGAGATCGGGCTACACTGATCGCCAAAAACGCTGCCGTTCAAGACCGCGGCAAAGCAAATCATCACGAACCACTGGCCCGATTCTGCGGGCAATCCTGACGACATCGCGATCGCCATCGGCATCGTCAATGGATAGGCGATGGCATAGGTCCCGAAACTCGTGCCGGTGGCGAACGCGATCACCGCGGTCAACACAAACAGGATCGCGGGGAACAGTATTCGCGGGGCGTTTTCGCCGATCGCCGTGGACAAATAAAGTCCACCGCCCAGTTCGGTGGTGATGCCACCCAGCACGACCGCCAGGACCAAGATCACCGACACAACGGTGACGCTTTTCAGTCCATCGCCGACGCCTTCGACCAATGACGGCAACTTCATGCCACGCACCAGTGCGGCGGCAATGGCAACGCCCAGTGCCGCCGCGAAGGCCCAACGCACCTTCGGGCTATCGTAAAGTCCCGTGCCGACTGCGATACCGATCAGCGTTAGCAGCGGCAACGCGAATTCCCAGGGGTTGGCCCGATAGTCGGGATCAATTTGGTTGTCAGGGTCCCCTTCAAAGCCCATCGGTTCGATGGTGTCGGCACTGACGTGCACATCGCCGGTGGTGACGGGATTGCCTTGCCGGCGGGCTCTGGCGATTGCCGCCCGAAAACGTTTACCCAGAAACGGTGCTTTGTCGATCGATAGCAGAAACGTTCCGGTGATGGCAAAGATGCTGTAAAAGCTAAGCGGTGCACATTGGAAAAAGAATCCGATGCGATCCGCCTCCGTGGCCAAGTAAGCCACTCCGGGAACCGCAATCAACGATTGCACATAGCCCGGCCAAGCGTTGAAGGCGATCAATGATGCAATCGGCGATGCCGTGGAATCGACCACATAGCTAAGTTCTTCCGGGCTGATCCGGTTTCGATCGGTGATCGGCTTGACGGTGGTCCCGACCAGCACCGTGCTGACCGTGCCGCCTTGGAAAAACAACACTCCCAGAACCCAAGCGACCAACTTCGCCGAACGTGGGCCACGCACAAACTTGCCGCACACCCATTCGGCGAACGCCAACGCGGCGCCGGTTCGCGACCAAACGCCAAGCAACGCGCCCAACAGCCACAAATACAAAAGTGTGATTCCGGCGGCGCGTGTCGATGCCAAACCGGGCAACAAAACCGCATCCGTCAAATCGTATTGCTGTAAAACCAAAGCCCCCGACAAGATCCCCAGCAGCAGTGCCGGCAACGGTTCGCGAAAGGTCACGCAAAACGCCAAAGTGATGACCGCGGGCAAAATGGACCAGATGCCAAAATGCCTTCCCACGGTGACGCGAACCGCAGGCGCCGAATCATCGGGCGACGTGACCAGCAAGCTGTCCGATGATGTTTTTTCCTCTTGAATCTTCTCCCGCAGGTCATCGGCGGTTGCGATCAGGTCGGGGCTGACTTGAACGTCCTGGCCGCCTTGGCTGGTGAATTGCTCGATCCAGTTTTCATCAGCCACGCGGCCGGCGATCAAGGACAAAACCACGCAGAAAACAATTGCCAGCGGTGCAAACGCGGCACTGTGAAGCCAACGTCCAATCGTCGATGTGGAGGCCGGTTGGGATGGATTTTTCATTCGGAATGTTGTCGCATGGATGCCGCGTGACCGTTGCCGACCGCAAGTGTAACGATTCCTCGGTCTACGCTGGCTCCCATCGCCGGGTCAGAATCCAAAAGTTCGGCGCCGTCCAAGTCCGCGAAATCTAGCAATGGCAACAACTGCGCAGCGGCGCTGATTCCAATGGAGCTTTCCACCATACAGCCGACCATTGTTGATAATCCCAAACGTCGGGCTTGGCGTAGCATGTCGAACGCGGGGGTCAGCCCACCACACTTGCAAAGCTTGACGCTGATCCCGTGATACATTCCCGAGCACTTGGCGACGTCCGCCACAACTTGACAATCTTCATCGGCGATCAGGGGCAGTCGGCTGTGGGTGAACACGTCTCGCTTGGCCGACTCCGATGCATCGATTGGCAGCGGCTGTTCGATGAACTGAACGTTCAGCGTTTTCATTGCCTGTGACATGGCAATCGTTTTGTCGACGTCCCAGCCACCGTTGGCATCGACGCGAAATACCGCATCGGTTTCTTGCCGCAGACGCCGCACGATGTCCAGGTCGTCATCGGATCCCAGCTTGATCTTGTAGACCGGCCAACCGGGACGTTGACGGAGTTTCGTGACCATACGATCGATGGTGTCTAATCCGATAGTAAAGCTGGACGGTACTTTCGAAGTCCAGTCCAGGCCCCAAATCTGATACGTCGGAACGTTCTGGTGTTTTGCAGCCCAGTCGCAAACGGCCGAATCGATCGCCGACAAGGCAAAGGTGTCCGGCAAGATCCGCTGGGCGACTCGGTCCCAGATCTGTTTCACCCCACCGCTGCAGGGCAGTATTTCCGTCATCCCAGACAAAGTGTCGGCAGCGATGCGAATGTTTTCTTGTATCGATTCAGCGGTTCGACCATAGAACCGATTCTCGGTGACTTCGCCCCATCCCACATGATCCAAATGCTGCAACTGGACGATCACACTGCGCTGCGTCTGAATCGTTTCGCGAGAAATACCGAACGGATGCTCGGTGTGCAGCGTCACTGTCTCACTGAGAATCTGCATCAGGCTTGTTGTTCTTGTTTCAAGCGGATCACGGCATCGACCAGGACCTCGGGACCATTGCGATAAAC
The DNA window shown above is from Crateriforma spongiae and carries:
- a CDS encoding dipeptide epimerase, translating into MQILSETVTLHTEHPFGISRETIQTQRSVIVQLQHLDHVGWGEVTENRFYGRTAESIQENIRIAADTLSGMTEILPCSGGVKQIWDRVAQRILPDTFALSAIDSAVCDWAAKHQNVPTYQIWGLDWTSKVPSSFTIGLDTIDRMVTKLRQRPGWPVYKIKLGSDDDLDIVRRLRQETDAVFRVDANGGWDVDKTIAMSQAMKTLNVQFIEQPLPIDASESAKRDVFTHSRLPLIADEDCQVVADVAKCSGMYHGISVKLCKCGGLTPAFDMLRQARRLGLSTMVGCMVESSIGISAAAQLLPLLDFADLDGAELLDSDPAMGASVDRGIVTLAVGNGHAASMRQHSE
- a CDS encoding LysR family transcriptional regulator, which codes for MPSPRFYDLTAAQLNTFCLVMREGGYAAAAKVCGLSVPTVWQQVQAIERVYGVKLFEKTGRSIKPTAPALALYRQIDPILVSLESTFDRLEDSIAAPIRIVSGVRMMLEDLARPFARFRESHDNVLVICQGSDKRAEELLLNDQADLAFALQPNPQQANERLHYESVYTVDFLVVSPPEHSIMKADTLRLVDLAKQDLIVTRSGSHGRSALEQAFHREGLKPRVVVETDNSAFTVACVAAGMGIGILAGNAQGYLRQNLQTRSAADLMGVRSIVAMWRKGLLLSPAMKDLIDEVKAIGGTVDDVSQP
- a CDS encoding Na+/H+ antiporter NhaC family protein, whose protein sequence is MKNPSQPASTSTIGRWLHSAAFAPLAIVFCVVLSLIAGRVADENWIEQFTSQGGQDVQVSPDLIATADDLREKIQEEKTSSDSLLVTSPDDSAPAVRVTVGRHFGIWSILPAVITLAFCVTFREPLPALLLGILSGALVLQQYDLTDAVLLPGLASTRAAGITLLYLWLLGALLGVWSRTGAALAFAEWVCGKFVRGPRSAKLVAWVLGVLFFQGGTVSTVLVGTTVKPITDRNRISPEELSYVVDSTASPIASLIAFNAWPGYVQSLIAVPGVAYLATEADRIGFFFQCAPLSFYSIFAITGTFLLSIDKAPFLGKRFRAAIARARRQGNPVTTGDVHVSADTIEPMGFEGDPDNQIDPDYRANPWEFALPLLTLIGIAVGTGLYDSPKVRWAFAAALGVAIAAALVRGMKLPSLVEGVGDGLKSVTVVSVILVLAVVLGGITTELGGGLYLSTAIGENAPRILFPAILFVLTAVIAFATGTSFGTYAIAYPLTMPMAIAMSSGLPAESGQWFVMICFAAVLNGSVFGDQCSPISDTTILSSLVSDCDLMEHVRTQIVPACLAGVLAMIAWTIMTAITVG